GAGTTTTTGCTTAGGGACAATATAGGCAACAAGGTGTTTATCACCAGGGATGTCTTCACGGACAATTACCACTACCTGCTGTACATCCGAATGTTGATTCAAAACCGCCTCAATTTCTCCCAGTTCAATGCGGAAGCCGCGAATCTTCACCTGATTATCGACTCGCCCCAAGTACTCTATATTCCCATCTGCTAAGAAGCGGGCTAAATCGCCAGTTCTGTATAATTTACTGCTTCCTACCTCCTCAAACGGATTGGGAATAAATTTTTCTTTAGTTAATTCTGGGCGGTTAAGATAGCCTCGCGCCAAACCGTCGCCACCAATATACAATTCACCGGGAGTCCCAATAGGAACTGGTTGAAGCTTGGAGTCTAGTATATAGATTTGTGTATTGGAAATTGGGCGACCAATGGGCACATTTGTCGCCCCTTCGGGTATATTCTGCACTAAATACCAACAAGCAAATGTTGTACTCTCGGTTGGGCCATAAGCATTCAGTAATCGCTGTGGCGGCCCATTTCTCAGAACTGCTTTAACAGATTTGAGATCGAGAACATCACCTCCAATTAGTAAGTGATGCAGGTCTTTAAATGCTTCTGGAACAACGCTAGCTAACTGATTAAATAAAGCTGGGGTCAAAAATAATACACTAATTTTTTGTTCGCGGATGTACACTGCAAAGTTCTGCGGTGAAAGCACAACATCTTGAGGAATTACCACCAGCCTCGCCCCGTGCAGGAGAGATCCCCAAATTTCAAATGTGGCTGCGTCAAATGAGGTATTTGAGGCTTGGGCGATACAATACCAACTCTGTAACTGTACGTAGTTGGTGTTGTATACTAGCCGATTGATAGCCCGATGCGGCACAGCTACTCCCTTTGGTGTTCCTGTAGAACCGGAGGTGTAGATGACATAAGCCAGGTTTTCAGCTGTGGTATCGCTAGTGGGATTCTCTTGACTTTGGCGATTAATTAATTCCCAGTCACTATCGAGACAAACCAACTTCGCCCCGCTTTCAGTAAACCCTTCCGCAAATTTTTCCTGGGTTAATAACACCTGCACTTGTGAATCTGAGAGTATGAGCGATAGCCGCTCTTGAGGATAGGTTGGATCTAGGGGTACATAAGCTCCACCCGCTTTGAGAATTGCTAATAGCCCTGCGATCGTCAAAAGCGAACGCTCAACACAAATCCCTACCAACACCTCTGACTCTACACCCAAATCTTGCAAATAATGTGCTATTTTATTAGCTCGGTAATTCAACTCTTGGTAAGTAAGTGTTTCTTCTTTGAAGACAACAGCAATATTGTCTGGAGTTTTTTCTACCTGTGCTGCAAATAATTCATGTATGCACAGATGTTTAGGATAATCTGTCTTTGTATCATTCCATTCAACTAATATTTTATGTTGTTCCTGCTTAGTTAAAGCAGAATAATTATTAATAGAGTGAGTCGAGTTAATTATAATTTCTCTCATAAATTTAAATATAAATTGCCAGGAATGTCTTGACCTGGGGATGTTGATTTAAGACGTAGGAAACAGAGAGCAATATTCCTTCTGCTTCCGACCTCTGTTATTGATAGGACTTACGCAAAACTACACACGGTAGGGGCAATTCATGAATTGCCCCTACCTGAAAATTAGGGTCTCGACTAAAGTTTTGCGTAAGTCCTGATTGCATCAAGTAAGGTGACTGCGCTAAACAAAAAGATCGCGTCCACAGCGCACAATATCGGCTGCATCAAAGCAGGGCTAAAACTCTGTTATGACATACAGCCCTTCTTCAACGAGTGATTCCTGCTCTTGGAGGGATTTGGCAGCAAGTTCCCTCTAAAATTGCCCTAAAAAAGGGGGACTTTGACTCTGCTTCCCCCCTTCTAAGCTACGGTGTAGACACAGTGAAATTATTCCTCAACAATTTCAACTGTTGTTGGTTGCGGAATCTCTTCGGTAGCAGTAGTGCTTTCTGGGCTAAGTTGATTTTTCAGTTTGAGTTTTAGCTCCTCTGTAATGGGTAAATCTTTAATTTCTTTGAGGAGGTATCTTACTGATTCGGTTTTGCTACGCTCTGCATAGACGGCCTTGAGAATAGCTTCAATTCCATATCCCGCTACAGTATCTCCCAGAACGGTTATTAGACCAAGCAATCCTATACCTCCGATGATGCCAAAGGGCCCTCCCAAGGCTGTGAGGGCAGCTGCAACAGCAGCGGAACTACCTCCTGATGTGGCTGCTAGAACCACGAGAATTACACCAGGAAGACCCAGACCAGCGAGTTTTTTAACGATTTCGTCCATTGTAATTACCTAAAGTCCTTATACTCTGTGGTTAAAACATTACTAAGGGTATAAGATAGAGTCTTTGTAAATAAAGAAACCTATCTCAGAATCTAGACTAAGCTAGATAAGAGTCATTCGCCCTCAGATTGGGTTAATATTTTTTGAGTTTTATTTCTATTTACCCCGATCTGATGGTTCCGTTTTTTTTTCCATCCTCAGCATCAGTATCCCCAATCATCTCTTCAAACTATTGTGAACTAAGGTTTTCTACATACTCATGTGTCACCTCATCAGGAACAATTAAGCCACATATTGCCCTAGATTTAACTGGCATATTAGTTAGTGTCATAAATGGTTAGAGAATATTTAAAAAGTATTAATAAATAGACTCAAATTTTATCATTTTATTTTTCTTGACTAGGGATTGAAATTTGTAATATTTGTATAAATCAATCCCCTTGAGTTTTTTAAATTTCAAAAAATAAATAAACTAGCTTTTTTAAAACTCAAGCCAATAACCGGATCTTCCGAATAATCTCAGATTTATCAAGAAAATGCAATAGCTGTTAAGACATTTAAGTTAATAATTAAGTAGACAGTTAAGACAGTTAAGACAGTTAAGACAGTTAAGTGGATAATTAAAGTATTTAAAATAGTTATTGATACTCCCCACCGCGTAGGCGGATAGGGATTCTTAAGAAATCCAGAAACGGATTCTTAAGGGCGCTATCAAGTCGCCGCTACTGATTCTACTTAGATCTAGCCCAAGCTTCACCGCTACTTTTCTTAGAATGTTAGCTGCACCGTTGGCATCATCTCCTCAAACCAATGAACGTAACTGATTTTCTGACACATACAAGATTGTAAATAGCGGAATTTATCTAATAGCGTATGTCCCCATTGTGCGGCATATAGATACAAGCTGTAAAATCAGATAAGCTATCAAGCTAACGTAAATTTTTAGGTGATACCATTAACCGCTAATAGATTGGGGAATAAATATTAGTTTAAAACGAATCGAACGCCTGACTAGCAATCTTTTTGAGATATCTCATCAAGATGATTGCTGGTGTAAATCAGTATTTAATTTGTAAATAAAATCACCATTAGCTTAAATATCATTTTTAGCGATCGCTTGTTTTTGCTCCGACTTCACAAAACCGCGTTGCTCCCTTGGTTGAGTGTATTCGGGTGAGTTGGAGGAGTCGGTGCAGAAGTTTTTGGAGATGTTGGGGAAGTCCAAGCGCCCTTATTTGACAGCTTTGGAAGAAAGATTGCTGAGTGTTTTGGAGTTGGAAATTAGGTTTTAATTGCAAACTGCTAGTGTATAAAAACTTTCAACATCTGTGTGATTCCTTAACTACAAAGAAGTTGCAATTAGTAATTATTTTTTCTTAACTGTCTTAACTGTCTTAACTGTCCTAACTGTCTTAAATATTTTAAATGTTTTAACTATTTTAACTGGTATTGTATTTTGTTGATAAATATGAGATGATTCACAGTATTAGATTCAGCGTGTTATTTAAAATACAGTAAGTTTATTTAAAAAAATAGTTTACTCTTGTAAGTACAGTTCTACTCGAACTCAAAAATAAATTTAGCCCAAAAATTAGTACTATTCCTAAAGAGGTTGAGATTTCAAAAACAGTTTAAATCGTTTATGAATAATTTTAGTTGCTAGCTATTACCCAATGCTAACCAGTTTTTGCAAAAGTGTAGCCAGCTAATTTTTCTCATTAAAGAGCGATAAAAAAAGGATATAAAAGCTAATGCAGTTGGATAATAATAGTCAAATTTTAGCAAATTCAAGTCATAAAGATTTTATCCAAAGAGATATAGAAGTTGCTATTCGGTCGAGTTTGACTGTGGATGATTGTGTAGTACTAGAGAGACAAACAAAAAAATTAAAACAGGAGTTAGTTGCCTATGTAGTTCCATCAGGTTTATTTACGCCAGAACAATTGTTATCTCATTTGCTAACAATTCTGCCTAACGAATGGATACCGAAAGCAATTGTACCAGTCTCCACCATCCCCTTAACAGATACAGGAGAGTTAGACAAAGTTACTCTAACCAGTTTAGAAGTTATTGACTTTGACTTAATGCGTCATATAGAAGAGCAATTAGAGTCATTCTCAGAAATTGAACGTGTTGCGGTGGTTATTGAACCAGGAGTTACAAGTATTCCTCCTGTACATTTAGAGGATTTGCTAGGCGATCTGAGTATCGCCTCTAAAGATAACCAGCAAAATTTACAAGCAAACACACCTAGTCAAAAGATAGAAAATACAAACTCTGACTCGTTAAAAAAGCTAGCTATTAGTCACGGAGAGGCTTTGCAATGCCCTCAAGACGTTCCCAAAACTTTAGGTGAAGTACTGCAACGCGCTACTAAACAGTCAAGCAAAGGCATCATTTACATTCAGTCTGATGGTAGTGAGAAAGTTCAATTTTATAAAGAATTATGGCAAGATGCTCACAAGATTTTAGCTGGACTGAGAAAGCTAGGACTCAAGCCGCAAGATAAAGTAATTTTTCAACTAGCAGATAATCAAGATTTCATTTGTGCTTTCTGGGGTTGCGTACTAGGGGGCTTTGTTCCAGTGCCAATATCCATTGCCTCAACCTACGAACTAGCCAACAGTACTGTAAGCAAACTACAAAACACTTGGAAGATACTAGGAAAACCCATTGTTATAACCAGTGCTTCTTTAGCCCCTAACATTCATAGTTTGTCAAGGCTTTTAAATTTAGAAAACTTTCAAGTTGCAATTATTGATCGGTTGCGCGAGTGCGAACCGGATTTCAACTTGCATCAAAGTCAGCCAGAGGATTTAGCGATTTTGTTTTTGACTTCTGGAAGCACTGGTATACCCAAGTGTGTGATGCTGAATCATCGCAATTTATTGAGTATGACATCTGGCTTAGTTTTAATGGGTCATTTCTCCAGTCAGGAAACTGTTTTAAACTGGATGCCATTGGATCATGTCGGTGCATTGATATCTCTCAGTGTTATGGCCGTTAATTTAGGTTGTCAACAGATAAATGTACCCACTGATTTGATTGTGCAAAATCCGCTCAAGTGGCTAGATTTGATTGATTTGCATAAAGCTACGATTAGTTGGGCCCCTAACTTTGCATTTTCCCTTATTTGCGATGCCCTTGGCGACCTTTCCTACGGAACGCTGCGCGAACCGTATCGCGCGATCGATATGAGTCGAAAGCACTGGGATTTATCTTCAATGAGGTTTGCGATCAACGCAGGAGAGCCGATTGTAACTAAAGTAGCGAGGAATTTTCTCAAGCTACTTAGCCGCCACGGTTTGCAGACTAATGCTATTCACCCAGCCTTTGGGATGTGCGAAACCGCTTCTGGTATTACTTTCTCCGACAGTTTTTCTCTAGAATCTTCATCAGATGACACTTCATTTGTAGAACTTGGGCATCCAATTGCTGGTGCTTCACTACGTATCGTTGATGAAAATGAACAAATAGTTATAGAAAATACCATTGGTCGTCTACAGGTAAAAGGTGCATCTGTTACCTCTGGTTACTATCAAAATCCCCAGGCGAACCAAGAAGTTTTTACCCATGATGGTTGGTTTAATACCGGGGATTTAGGGTTTCTTCACCAAGGACGTTTAACCATTACTGGACGGCACAAAGATGTGATTATCATCAATGGGCTAAACTACTACTGTCATGAAATTGAAGCTGCAATTGAAGAAATTACAGGCGTAGAAGTTTCTTATACCGCAGCTTGTGCCATCCGAGTCACTGGAAGTAATACCGATAAATTAGCCATATTTTTCAGTCCCAAACTTTTGGATGACAAGAGTTTAGTGAGTCTCATCAAGGAAATTCGCACTCAAGTTGTCAACAGCCTAAAAGTAAATCCAGATTATCTGATTCCAGTAGATAAAGAAATTATTCCTAAAACCGCCATTGGTAAAATTCAGCGATCGCAACTTAGCCAGCGCTTCAACACAGGTGAGTTTAAACCAATTCTTAAACGGATTGATATATTACTGGGTAATATCAATACCATTCCTGACTGGTTCTATCGTCAAGTATGGAAGCCCAAATCCCCAATTACTTTTAATTCTTCTCTAGCTCTGATTAATTCTACCTTAGTATTTCTTGATTCTGAAGGGTTGGGTGCATATTTATGTCAAATGCTCTCCGAAAATAACCTACCATACATAACTGTTTCACCTGGCAAAGATTTTCTTAAAATCAATCGCTCATGCTATACAATTACTCCACAAAAAGCTCAAGACTACCAATTTCTAATTGAATCACTAGCAACAGATAATATTATTATTGGACAGATACTTCACATCTGGACTTATGACAAGTATATTGGCGAAGTTAAGAGCAAAGATGCCCTCGAGGAAGCACAACAACAAGGAATATATAGTTTATTATTTCTAGCTCAAGCCTTAGCCAAAGTTCAGGGTTTTGACCATTCGGTTAACTTATTATTTATTTCCAGTCATATCCAATCTATTGCCTCAACTGACCCAATAGCTTACGAGAAATCAGCAGTATTGGGGTTATTAAAAACCATTCCTCAAGAACTACCTTGGTTGAACTGTCGCCACATCGATTTGCTTTTTACGCAAGTTGAAACTAACGGTTCGTATATTTTGCAAGAACTGAAAATATCCTCGAAAGAGCGAGAAATAGCCTATAGAAATGGTCAGCGTTTAGTTCCTCGTTTAGAAAAAGTCGATTTGGCAAGAGAAGCTAAATCGTCAATTTCTTTCAAGTTAGGAGGAATGTATTTAATCAGTGGAGGACTTGGAGGTGTAGGTATCGAGATTGCCCGATATCTACTGAAACATTACCAAGCTAGACTACTGTTGGTTGGCAGAACTCCTTTACCTGATAAAAGTACTTGGAATGACCATCTAGAGCAGGGAAATGCTATTGAACAACGCCTGAAAGCCTACCAGGAACTTGAACAGCTTGAGGGAGAAATAATTTATGAAGCTGTTGATATTTGTGACTTAAAACAGTTGCAGATAGTAGTTGAAAAAGCTCAATCCCAATGGGGGAAAAATCTGGATGGCGTAATCCATTTAGCCGGAACTTTCCACGAACAGCTTGTACTTGAAGAAACTCAAGAGAACTTAGCAGCAGTGCTGCATCCCAAGATGTTGGGTGCTTGGACGTTGCATCAATTGGTAAAAGACAATAGCGACAGCATTTTTATCAACTTTTCTTCAGCACACGGTTTTTTTGGTAGTACTGCTGTCGGCGCTTATGCTGCTGCCAATAGTTTTCTCGATCGCTTTTGCGATTATCAAAAATACAATAGCAAATTAGCGAGCTATTGTTTAGCTTGGAGTATGTGGAATGACACAGGTATGAGCCAAGGTTATCAGATGAAAAATCTGATCCGCGCGAAAGGTTTCCATGTGATGTCCTCCTATCAGGGAATATCTTCAATGCTTGCAAGCTTACAACATCAGCAAGGGCATTTATTGATAGGTTTGGATGGCGGCAACCAAAACATTCAACGTTGGCAGTCGTCAGCTTTTAATTTACACAAGTTAACTGGCTATTTTACCACTACTAGCAGTAATAATATTGTTAAATTATCAGACTTACAGGTGCAAGACCGCTTTGGAAATTACTGTACCTGCAACTTGGTAATGGTTAACGAAATGCCCTTAACTTTAAATGGCGTAATTGATAAAAACAAATTAATTCGGCAGTTTACTCATCAGGAAGAAAACCCTTATGTAGCACCCAGAAACGAAGTAGAGCAAAAAATTGCTCAAATTTGGCAGCAAGTTTTAAGCATCCCACCTCCTAGCATTCACAACAACTTCTTTGAACTGGGAGGAAATTCTTTGCTCGCCTTCCAAGTCATTTCTCGATTACGCGAGGCTTTTTCTGTTGAGTTGTCGCTAAATCGTTTTTTTGTATCCCCTACTATCGCTGCTTTGGGAGAAAGCCTTGAGGCCCTGCTAACTGTTGTCAGAAATTGGAATGCAGCTATTGATGACGCAGAAAAAGAATATGAGGGAGGGGTGTTATAAATGACAACAATAGAATTTGTATCTTATTTAGATAGTTTAGGCATAAAAATTTGGCTGGAAGACGACCAGTTAAACTATCGCGCTCCCAAGGGAGTGATGAACCCAGACCTCAAAAACAAACTGCTAGGGCACAAATCAGAAATCCTGGCTTTTTTAGCAGAAGCGAAGAGTGCAAATAACTCCTCTGAACCAATACTGTCTATAGAGCGAACTGGAAACTTGATTTTATCCTTTGCCCAGCAGAGGATGTGGTTTCTCTATCAATTAGAAAG
This Nostoc sp. KVJ3 DNA region includes the following protein-coding sequences:
- a CDS encoding SDR family NAD(P)-dependent oxidoreductase, yielding MQLDNNSQILANSSHKDFIQRDIEVAIRSSLTVDDCVVLERQTKKLKQELVAYVVPSGLFTPEQLLSHLLTILPNEWIPKAIVPVSTIPLTDTGELDKVTLTSLEVIDFDLMRHIEEQLESFSEIERVAVVIEPGVTSIPPVHLEDLLGDLSIASKDNQQNLQANTPSQKIENTNSDSLKKLAISHGEALQCPQDVPKTLGEVLQRATKQSSKGIIYIQSDGSEKVQFYKELWQDAHKILAGLRKLGLKPQDKVIFQLADNQDFICAFWGCVLGGFVPVPISIASTYELANSTVSKLQNTWKILGKPIVITSASLAPNIHSLSRLLNLENFQVAIIDRLRECEPDFNLHQSQPEDLAILFLTSGSTGIPKCVMLNHRNLLSMTSGLVLMGHFSSQETVLNWMPLDHVGALISLSVMAVNLGCQQINVPTDLIVQNPLKWLDLIDLHKATISWAPNFAFSLICDALGDLSYGTLREPYRAIDMSRKHWDLSSMRFAINAGEPIVTKVARNFLKLLSRHGLQTNAIHPAFGMCETASGITFSDSFSLESSSDDTSFVELGHPIAGASLRIVDENEQIVIENTIGRLQVKGASVTSGYYQNPQANQEVFTHDGWFNTGDLGFLHQGRLTITGRHKDVIIINGLNYYCHEIEAAIEEITGVEVSYTAACAIRVTGSNTDKLAIFFSPKLLDDKSLVSLIKEIRTQVVNSLKVNPDYLIPVDKEIIPKTAIGKIQRSQLSQRFNTGEFKPILKRIDILLGNINTIPDWFYRQVWKPKSPITFNSSLALINSTLVFLDSEGLGAYLCQMLSENNLPYITVSPGKDFLKINRSCYTITPQKAQDYQFLIESLATDNIIIGQILHIWTYDKYIGEVKSKDALEEAQQQGIYSLLFLAQALAKVQGFDHSVNLLFISSHIQSIASTDPIAYEKSAVLGLLKTIPQELPWLNCRHIDLLFTQVETNGSYILQELKISSKEREIAYRNGQRLVPRLEKVDLAREAKSSISFKLGGMYLISGGLGGVGIEIARYLLKHYQARLLLVGRTPLPDKSTWNDHLEQGNAIEQRLKAYQELEQLEGEIIYEAVDICDLKQLQIVVEKAQSQWGKNLDGVIHLAGTFHEQLVLEETQENLAAVLHPKMLGAWTLHQLVKDNSDSIFINFSSAHGFFGSTAVGAYAAANSFLDRFCDYQKYNSKLASYCLAWSMWNDTGMSQGYQMKNLIRAKGFHVMSSYQGISSMLASLQHQQGHLLIGLDGGNQNIQRWQSSAFNLHKLTGYFTTTSSNNIVKLSDLQVQDRFGNYCTCNLVMVNEMPLTLNGVIDKNKLIRQFTHQEENPYVAPRNEVEQKIAQIWQQVLSIPPPSIHNNFFELGGNSLLAFQVISRLREAFSVELSLNRFFVSPTIAALGESLEALLTVVRNWNAAIDDAEKEYEGGVL